A region of Syntrophorhabdus sp. DNA encodes the following proteins:
- the tadA gene encoding Flp pilus assembly complex ATPase component TadA — translation MTTRLKKDSPDGRLAAFLTDQRLIPPGELATALEVLKTRGGYLSEVLVSRGLMPEDDVAFALSQEFNVPLLSSQNGSMRPSDDQDLRKLIPKQFALRNVILPLSRDGNVFTCVMFNPLDVMLIDELRKITGCEINTVVATKSDILRAIEGFYDTTVIAPKFQQHGHTVKSLDLRSPDSRDDSMGIESIVERAKAAPVVKLVDLMLWQAIDKRASDIHIEPFEDQISLRYRIDGKLYEMAPPPKHLHLPIVSRIKILSGLDIAEKRLPQDGTFMVKLKDRTIDLRVSVIPTIYGEKVVLRILDRTGVVFELPEMGFEDEDLAKLRSAIFSPYGVVFLTGPTGSGKSTTLYAILQEIRSSEKNILTVEDPVEYRLAGINQVQVKPEIGLTFASALRAFLRQDPDIMLVGEVRDLETAEICVRSALTGHLVLSTLHTNDAPSAVTRLIDIGVEPYLLAPTVLAVVGQRLVRKLCPECKEAYRPATKDLGSVKLNADTIYRAKGCPACNNTGYRGRTLIAEIMSSSEELKSLITHTVSYQNMRETARKLGMTTLYESGLKKVEKGITSLEEVMSVTFGI, via the coding sequence ATGACGACACGCTTGAAGAAGGACTCCCCCGACGGAAGGCTGGCCGCCTTCCTGACAGACCAGAGGCTCATCCCTCCGGGTGAGCTCGCCACGGCCCTCGAGGTCCTGAAGACACGCGGCGGATATCTCAGCGAGGTGCTCGTGAGCCGGGGACTCATGCCGGAGGATGATGTCGCGTTCGCGCTGTCGCAGGAGTTCAATGTCCCGCTCCTGTCATCACAGAACGGTTCCATGAGGCCCTCCGACGACCAGGACCTCAGAAAGCTCATACCGAAGCAGTTTGCCCTGAGGAACGTCATCCTCCCCCTCTCCCGCGACGGCAATGTCTTTACCTGCGTCATGTTCAACCCTCTCGACGTGATGCTCATCGATGAACTCAGGAAGATCACCGGCTGCGAGATCAACACCGTCGTGGCGACCAAGTCGGATATACTGCGCGCCATAGAGGGTTTCTACGATACGACGGTGATCGCGCCGAAATTCCAGCAGCACGGCCACACGGTAAAAAGCCTCGATCTGAGATCGCCCGACTCCCGGGACGATTCCATGGGCATAGAGAGTATCGTCGAGCGCGCCAAGGCCGCCCCGGTGGTGAAGCTCGTCGATCTCATGCTCTGGCAGGCGATCGATAAACGGGCCTCTGATATCCACATCGAGCCCTTCGAGGACCAGATATCCCTGAGGTACCGCATAGACGGCAAACTTTACGAAATGGCGCCGCCCCCGAAACATCTCCACCTTCCCATCGTCTCACGTATAAAGATCCTCTCGGGCCTCGACATAGCGGAGAAACGGCTTCCCCAGGACGGGACGTTCATGGTCAAGCTCAAGGACCGGACCATTGACCTTCGCGTCTCCGTGATACCCACCATCTACGGTGAGAAGGTCGTGTTGCGCATACTCGACAGGACGGGGGTCGTCTTCGAGCTCCCGGAGATGGGCTTCGAAGATGAGGACCTCGCAAAGCTGCGGTCGGCCATCTTCAGTCCCTACGGCGTCGTGTTCCTCACCGGCCCCACGGGCAGCGGAAAATCGACGACGCTCTACGCCATCCTCCAGGAGATCAGGTCGTCGGAGAAGAACATCCTCACCGTCGAGGATCCCGTCGAATACCGGCTCGCCGGCATCAACCAGGTGCAGGTCAAGCCCGAGATCGGGCTTACCTTCGCGTCGGCCCTGAGGGCCTTTCTGCGGCAGGACCCCGACATCATGCTCGTCGGCGAGGTCCGCGACCTCGAGACGGCGGAGATCTGCGTCCGCTCGGCGCTGACGGGCCACCTCGTGCTCTCCACGCTTCACACCAACGACGCGCCGTCGGCGGTGACGAGGCTCATCGATATCGGGGTCGAACCCTACCTGCTCGCGCCGACGGTGCTGGCCGTCGTCGGCCAGAGGCTCGTGAGGAAGCTCTGCCCGGAATGCAAGGAGGCCTACAGGCCCGCCACGAAGGACCTGGGCTCCGTGAAACTCAATGCCGATACGATCTACCGCGCGAAGGGGTGCCCCGCCTGTAACAACACCGGGTACCGGGGACGGACCCTGATCGCGGAGATAATGTCCTCTTCGGAGGAACTCAAATCCCTCATCACCCACACCGTCTCCTACCAGAACATGCGCGAGACGGCGCGCAAACTGGGCATGACCACGCTCTACGAGTCGGGCCTCAAAAAGGTCGAGAAGGGGATAACAAGCCTGGAAGAAGTAATGAGCGTGACCTTCGGAATCTGA
- the rsmH gene encoding 16S rRNA (cytosine(1402)-N(4))-methyltransferase RsmH — MGREHIAVLSREVCDNLIGTGCKVFVDATVGGAGHSIGLLERYRQLHIIGIDRDKEALDRAEVTLKGYSDRVTLLRGNFRDLRQILGGIGVTSMDGILFDLGISSYQLAAGRGFSFNDDEGLDMRMDTRDVLTAYEIVNSFRQDEIARILYEYGEEWQSRRIAKAIFENRKKGRIRTARELAAIVASVKRKTGKIHPATKTFQALRIAVNDELGSLSEGMDTAVQLLTPGGRIGIITFHSLEDRMVKQRFREDSALTVLTRKAVMPGTDEIRSNPRARSAKLRVAEKN, encoded by the coding sequence ATCGGCCGTGAACACATAGCCGTTCTTTCCAGGGAAGTATGTGACAACCTGATCGGCACCGGATGCAAGGTCTTCGTCGATGCCACCGTTGGCGGAGCGGGACATTCCATCGGCCTGCTGGAGAGATACAGACAATTACATATCATCGGTATTGATAGAGATAAAGAAGCACTCGACCGGGCAGAGGTGACCCTCAAAGGGTATAGCGACCGGGTAACACTACTGAGGGGGAACTTCAGGGACTTGAGGCAGATACTGGGGGGGATCGGGGTGACGTCCATGGACGGCATCCTCTTCGATCTCGGTATATCAAGCTACCAGCTGGCTGCGGGGCGGGGCTTCAGCTTCAACGACGACGAGGGACTCGACATGAGAATGGACACGAGGGACGTCCTCACCGCATATGAGATCGTCAACTCCTTCCGTCAGGACGAGATCGCCCGGATCCTCTATGAATACGGGGAAGAGTGGCAATCGCGAAGGATCGCGAAGGCCATCTTCGAGAACCGCAAGAAAGGCAGGATCCGCACGGCGCGGGAGCTGGCCGCCATAGTGGCCTCCGTGAAGAGAAAGACGGGCAAGATACATCCCGCCACGAAGACCTTCCAGGCGCTCAGGATCGCCGTGAACGACGAGCTGGGAAGTCTTTCGGAAGGGATGGACACGGCCGTTCAACTCCTTACCCCCGGCGGCAGGATAGGCATAATAACGTTCCATTCGCTGGAAGACAGGATGGTGAAACAGCGTTTTCGCGAGGACTCGGCCCTGACCGTTCTGACACGAAAGGCCGTCATGCCGGGAACCGATGAGATAAGAAGCAACCCGCGCGCAAGAAGCGCCAAGCTTCGCGTCGCAGAAAAGAATTGA
- a CDS encoding L,D-transpeptidase family protein, giving the protein MKTMLCIFCLLFAGQALAADMIIGGDVTHTVGKGDNLYRLGAKYGVFWKNIARDNGLDEKQPLAEGTVLKLNTRKIVPRMIDNGIIVNIPDRTLYFFQDKQLMALPVGLGAIFENDYSDWKTPEGKFRITGKRKDPTWYVPESIQIEYALKGKPVEESVPPGPKNPLGKYAIKTSLPAVLIHETIWPGSVYRYMSHGCIRMLREHIEQLFPLVEVNMQGEIIYEPVKIAQTADGRTYVEVRTDVYRKYRSIRGHLTKLLENRSVADKVDWQKIDRLIKEESGVAEDVSLQPPKGPSLDGTASKAGFTGRIIDFFKGKFRKTEDVSRPKL; this is encoded by the coding sequence ATGAAAACGATGCTCTGCATCTTCTGTCTTCTCTTTGCCGGTCAGGCGCTGGCGGCAGACATGATCATCGGCGGCGATGTGACCCACACCGTGGGCAAGGGCGACAACCTTTACCGCCTGGGCGCCAAATACGGCGTTTTCTGGAAGAACATCGCCCGTGACAACGGGCTCGACGAGAAGCAGCCCCTTGCGGAAGGCACCGTCCTGAAACTGAACACACGCAAGATCGTGCCCCGCATGATCGACAACGGCATCATAGTCAACATACCCGACAGAACCCTTTACTTCTTTCAGGACAAGCAACTGATGGCCCTTCCCGTCGGGCTCGGGGCCATTTTCGAGAATGATTACAGCGACTGGAAGACGCCGGAAGGCAAGTTCCGGATAACGGGGAAGAGGAAGGACCCGACATGGTATGTGCCGGAATCGATACAGATCGAATACGCGCTGAAGGGCAAACCCGTCGAAGAATCCGTTCCCCCCGGCCCGAAGAACCCGCTCGGGAAATACGCCATCAAGACGTCGCTGCCGGCCGTGCTCATCCACGAGACCATCTGGCCGGGGAGTGTCTACAGGTATATGAGCCATGGATGCATACGGATGCTCAGGGAACACATCGAGCAGCTCTTCCCCCTCGTTGAGGTGAACATGCAGGGGGAGATCATCTACGAACCGGTGAAGATCGCACAAACTGCGGACGGCAGGACCTACGTCGAGGTCCGCACCGACGTGTACAGGAAATACCGTTCCATCAGGGGACATCTCACGAAGCTCCTCGAGAACCGGAGCGTTGCCGACAAGGTGGACTGGCAAAAGATAGACAGGCTCATCAAGGAGGAATCGGGGGTGGCGGAGGACGTGAGCCTTCAACCGCCAAAGGGCCCCTCCCTGGACGGTACCGCCTCGAAGGCCGGTTTCACGGGCCGCATCATCGATTTCTTCAAGGGAAAGTTCAGAAAGACCGAAGACGTGAGCCGCCCGAAGCTGTAA
- the greA gene encoding transcription elongation factor GreA → MKVPITREGYEALKKEHENMLAVKRPQILKAIEEAREHGDLSENAEYDAAREEFQFLQQRVAEIEEQLRNSEIVDVRKGDGETVEFGCTVTLVNLDTDEESLYRIVGPYESDIKKNTISITSPLGRALMGKSVGDEVNFNAPGGQRTYEIVKVD, encoded by the coding sequence ATGAAGGTACCAATTACCCGCGAAGGCTATGAAGCGTTGAAGAAGGAGCATGAGAACATGCTTGCCGTGAAACGTCCCCAGATCCTCAAGGCCATTGAGGAGGCACGGGAGCACGGCGACCTCTCGGAGAACGCGGAATACGATGCCGCCAGGGAGGAATTCCAGTTTCTTCAGCAGCGGGTTGCCGAGATCGAGGAGCAGCTGAGAAATTCCGAGATCGTCGACGTGAGGAAAGGCGATGGAGAGACCGTGGAGTTTGGCTGTACCGTGACGCTCGTCAATCTCGACACCGATGAAGAATCCCTTTACAGGATCGTCGGTCCCTACGAATCGGACATCAAAAAGAACACGATATCGATCACTTCCCCCCTCGGCAGGGCCCTCATGGGCAAGTCCGTCGGCGACGAAGTGAACTTCAACGCCCCCGGCGGGCAAAGAACCTACGAGATAGTCAAAGTGGACTGA
- the mraZ gene encoding division/cell wall cluster transcriptional repressor MraZ → MFAGRYEYSIDDKSRVSIPAKFREALGQSYDLRLILTNLDGCIVAYPYQEWLAIQDKVSAAGPIRKEARAFLRYFYSGASECPIDKLGRILIPQALKTDAHIQKNVVIIGVGKKIEVWAKEKWEELVKLATADPDQIADIVSELGL, encoded by the coding sequence TTGTTCGCAGGACGGTACGAATACTCGATAGACGACAAGAGCAGGGTAAGCATCCCGGCGAAGTTCAGGGAGGCCCTCGGGCAGAGTTACGACCTCAGGCTCATCCTCACCAACCTGGATGGCTGTATCGTCGCTTATCCCTACCAGGAGTGGCTCGCCATCCAGGACAAGGTTTCCGCCGCGGGCCCTATCCGAAAGGAGGCGAGGGCATTTTTGCGCTACTTCTACTCCGGGGCATCGGAGTGCCCCATCGACAAGCTGGGGAGGATCCTCATCCCCCAGGCGCTGAAAACGGACGCGCACATACAGAAGAATGTCGTCATCATCGGTGTGGGAAAGAAGATAGAGGTCTGGGCAAAGGAGAAATGGGAGGAACTGGTCAAACTGGCCACCGCCGACCCCGATCAGATAGCTGATATCGTATCGGAACTCGGCCTTTGA